From a region of the Takifugu flavidus isolate HTHZ2018 chromosome 20, ASM371156v2, whole genome shotgun sequence genome:
- the LOC130517332 gene encoding uncharacterized protein LOC130517332: MATKNSETFLSSIIKKSQLIQSGSPKIYQLNAVTKITKGLKTVTFGTKKVNRLNKTILLLGETGTGKSTLINVLVNYAMGVKWEDEVWFKIVEETTRQSESQTSDVIMYQIFGFEGKTLPFSLTLVHTPGYGDNRDDINDDIIGERLLEWFTSDGGVHEVHAVGLVLKASDNRLSDRLRYVFESVASLFGANMEENMFALLTHSDGGPPDNALTALADAQIKYAKDEQGQPVYFVFNNRQSDQRTGRYMRNLKNAWEDSEDEMKQFMEVLYVTEAQTPRTTVKVINQRNQLKECIINIQDKLKFIELKKKEIDEEKALYIKCEEKMKVNENYEEDVNKRYKEPIEGGRCGFLGLYYRGATSCLLCEETCHHKCTCTFLNGYFCPIFDGRGHCTVCTNQCERKHHVKDTWIYVTKTRKVRKTYKDIKKKYKEGVKGMEKHSSTLERMQQEMDKLLEQEHEGLEKSFQHITRLESIALKVDSIFTLKHLDFLIERMQDEKFAEEVRKLKEMKQRMEGKNLRKFLNYAATAGGDKKKQK; this comes from the exons ATGGCTACTAA gaacagtGAGACCTTCCTGAGTTCCATCATAAAGAAGAGTCAGCTGATCCAGTCGGGATCTCCTAAAATCTATCAGCTGAACGCGGTGACGAAGATCACCAAAGGCCTGAAAACAGTGACTTTTGGCACCAAAAAGGTGAACAGGCTGAACAAAACCATCCTGCTTctgggtgagacaggaacagggaagTCCACTCTGATCAACGTCCTGGTCAACTACGCCATGGGAGTGAAGTGGGAGGACGAAGTCTGGTTCAAGATCGTAGAGGAGACGACGAGGCAGTCCGAGAGTCAGACGTCAGACGTGATCATGTACCAGATCTTTGGGTTCGAGGGGAAaacgcttcctttctctctgacCCTCGTCCATACTCCCGGGTAcggagacaacagagatgacataaatgatgacatcattggtgAGAGACTGCTGGAGTGGTTCACCTCTGATGGTGGAGTTCACGAGGTCCACGCAGTGGGTCTGGTGCTGAAGGCCAGCGATAATCGACTGAGTGACCGACTCAGGTACGTCTTTGAATCAGTGGCGTCTCTGTTTggagcaaacatggaggagaaCATGTTCGCCCTACTGACACACTCAGACGGCGGGCCGCCCGATAACGCCCTGACCGCTCTCGCAGACGCACAAATCAAGTATGCAAAAGATGAGCAGGGCCAGCCCGTTTACTTTGTGTTCAATAACCGCCAGAGCGATCAGAGAACGGGACGATATATGCGCAATCTGAAGAATGCTTGGGAAGATTCTGAGGATGAAATGAAGCAGTTCATGGAGGTCCTGTACGTCACCGAAGCTCAGACACCGAGGACAACCGTGAAGGTTATAAATCAGCGAAATCAGCTGAAGGAGTGCATCATTAACATTCAAGATAAACTCAAGTTCATCGagcttaaaaagaaagagattGATGAGGAGAAAGCGTTATACATCAAATGcgaagaaaagatgaaggtgAATGAGAACTACGAAGAAGATGTGAACAAGCGCTACAAAGAACCCATTGAGGGTGGACGCTGTGGGTTCTTGGGGTTGTACTACAGGGGGGCTACGTCATGCCTGCTGTGTGAGGAGACGTGTCACCATAAATGCACATGCACCTTCCTAAATGGTTATTTTTGTCCGATCTTTGATGGTCGTGGGCACTGCACAGTCTGCACCAATCAGTGTGAAAGAAAGCATCACGTGAAGGATACGTGGATCTACGTGACAAAGACAAGGAAGGTCAGAAAGACCTATAAAGACATCAAAAAAAAGTACAAGGAGGGCGTGAAGGGAATGGAGAAACATTCGAGTACTTTGGAGCgaatgcagcaggaaatggataAACTTCTGGAACAGGAACACGAGGGGCTGGAGAAAAGCTTCCAGCATATCACCAGGCTGGAGAGCATCGCCCTGAAAGTCGACTCCAttttcaccctcaaacacctggACTTCCTGATCGAGAGGATGCAGGATGAAAAGTTtgcagaggaggtcaggaagctgaaggaaatgaaacaacgcATGGAAGGTAAAAACCTCAGAAAATTCCTGAACTacgctgcaacagcaggaggggataaaaagaagcagaaatga
- the xpo7 gene encoding exportin-7 isoform X2 produces the protein MRVCILLVLDVWWKLQCAGATRGGAVASPHNHKRGSERCMKWRKMADHVQGLAQLEILCKQLYETTDTAVRHQAEKALVEFTNSPDCLSKCQLLLERGSSSYSQLLAATCLSKLVSRTSNPLPLEQRIDIRNYVLNYLATRPKLAAFVTQALIQLYARITKLGWFDCQKDDYVFRNVIADVTRFLQDSVEHCIIGVTILSQLTNEINQADTTHPLTKHRKIASSFRDSSLFDIFTLSCNLLKQASGKNLNLNDESQHGLLMQLLKLSYNCLNYDFIGTSTDESSDDLCTVQIPTSWRSAFLDSSTLQLFFNLYHSIPPSLSPLVLSCLVQIASVRRSLFNNAERAKFLSHLVDGVKRILANPQCLPDPNNYHEFCRLLARLKSNYQLGELVKVENYPEVIRLIANFTVTSLQHWEFAPNSVHYLLSLWQRLAASVPYVKATEPHLLETYTPEVTKAYITSRLESVHVILRDGLEDPLDDAGLVQQQLDQLSTIGRCEYEKTCALLVQLFDQAAQSYQELLQSTNSNAVDITVQEGRLTWLVYIIGAVIGGRVSFASTDEQDAMDGELVCRVLQLMNLTDSRLAQAGNERLELAMLSFFEQFRKIYIGDQVQKSSKLYRRLSEVLGLNNETMVLSVFIGKIITNLKYWGQCEPITSKTLQLLNDLSLGYSSVRKLVKLSAVQFMLNNHTSEHFSFLGVNNQSNLSDMRCRTTFYTALGRLLMVDLGEDEDQFEQFMLPLTAAFEAVAQMLSTNTFNEQEAKRTLVGLVRDLRGIAFAFNAKTSFMMLFDWIYPTYMPILQRAIELWYHDPACTTPVLKLMAELVHNRSQRLLFDVSSPNGILLFRETSKMITTYGNRILTLGEVPKDQVYGVKLKGVSVCFTMLKAVLSGNYVNFGVFRLYGDDALDNALQTFIKLLLSIPHSDLLDYPKLSQSFYSLLEVLTQDHMNFIASLEPQVVMYILSSISEGLTALGCCSSLDHIVTYLFKQLSRSTKKRPAAMATDDRFLHIMQQHPEMIQQMLSTVLNIIIFEDCRNQWSMSRPLLGLILLNEKYFADLRNSIVNSQPPEKQQAMHLCFENLMEGIERNLLTKNRDRFTQNLSVFRREVNDSMKNSTYGVNSNDMMS, from the exons atgcgtgtgtgtattttgcttgttttggacGTGTGGTGGAAGCTGCAGTGCGCAGGAgccaccagagggggcgctgttgcctCTCCCCATAACCATAAGCGGGGGAGTGAGAGGTGcatgaaatggagaaaaatggcGGATCATGTGCAG ggccTCGCCCAGCTGGAGATCCTGTGTAAGCAGCTGTACGAGACTACTGACACCGCCGTCCGACACCAGGCGGAGAAAGCCCTGGTGGAGTTCACCAACAGCCCCGACTGTCTCAGCAagtgtcagctgctgctggagagaggcagc TCATCGTATTCTCAGCTGCTCGCAGCCACCTGTTTATCCAAACTGGTGTCTCGAACCAGCAACCCTCTTCCCCTCGAGCAACGCATCGACATCC ggaACTATGTGCTGAACTATCTGGCAACGCGGCCAAAATTAGCGGCGTTCGTGACGCAGGCACTGATCCAGCTGTACGCCAGGATCACCAAACTGGGCTGGTTCGACTGTCAGAAAGATGACTACGTGTTCCGAAACGTCATCGCCGACGTCACCCGCTTCCtccag GACAGCGTGGAACATTGCATCATCGGGGTCACGATCCTGTCCCAGCTGACCAACGAGATCAACCAG GCCGACACGACGCACCCACTGACGAAACACAGGAAGATCGCCTCGTCGTTCCGAGACTCCTCCCTCTTCGACATCTTCACGCTGTCCTGTAACCTCCTCAAGCAG GCTTCGGGgaagaacctgaacctgaacgaCGAATCCCAGCACGgcctgctgatgcagctgctcaAGCTCAGCTACAACTGCCTCAACTACGACTTCATAGGAACTTCCACAGACGAGTCGTCGGACGACCTGTGCACCGTGCAGATCCCCACCTCCTGGAGATCAG CGTTCCTTGATTCCTCCACTCTGCAACTCTTTTTCAATCTGTATCATTCCATCCCGCCGTCCCTTTCCCCGCTG GTGTTATCCTGTCTGGTCCAGATCGCCTCCGTCAGGAGGTCCCTTTTCAACAATGCAGAACGAGCCAAGTTCCTTTCGCATCTTGTGGACGGAGTCAAGCGGATACTAGCGAACCCACAG TGTTTGCCGGATCCCAACAACTACCACGAGTTCTGCCGTCTGCTTGCGAGGCTGAAAAGCAACTACCAGCTCGGGGAGCTGGTCAAAGTGGAGAACTACCCCGAGGTTATTCGCCTCATAGCTAACTTCACCGTCACCAGTCTGCAG CACTGGGAGTTTGCCCCCAACAGTGTTCACTACCTGCTGAGCCTCTGGCAGCGACTGGCAGCGTCGGTCCCGTACGTAAAAGCCACCGAACCTCACCTGCTGGAGACCTACACCCCAGAGGTCACCAAGGCGTACATCACCTCCCGGCTGGAGTCGGTCCACGTCATTCTACG AGACGGTTTGGAAGACCCGCTGGACGACGCGGGcctcgtccagcagcagctagaCCAGTTGTCCACCATCGGGAGGTGCGAATATGAAAAGACCTGCGCTCTGCTGGTGCAGCTGTTCGACCAGGCAGCTCAGTCCTACCAGGAACTGCTGCAGTCCACCAACTCGAATGCCGTGGACATCACCGTGCAGGAGG GTCGCTTGACGTGGCTGGTTTATATAATCGGGGCCGTGATCGGAGGACGGGTGTCCTTTGCTAGCACTGATGAGCAGGACGCCATGGACGGGGAGTTGGTCTGTCG GGTGCTCCAGCTGATGAATCTGACCGACTCTCGGCTGGCTCAGGCCGGTAACGAGAGGCTGGAGCTGGCCATGCTCAGCTTCTTTGAGCAGTTCAGGAAGATCTACATCGGTGACCAGGTGCAGAAATCCTCAAAG ctttATCGGAGACTATCGGAGGTCCTGGGTCTGAACAACGAGACGATGGTACTCAGTGTCTTTATAGGGAAAAT CATCACAAACTTGAAGTACTGGGGTCAGTGTGAACCAATCACCTCCAAGACGCTCCAACTACTGAATGACCTTTCTCTGGG GTACAGCAGCGTGAGGAAGCTGGTGAAGCTCAGCGCCGTCCAGTTCATGTTGAATAACCACACG AGCGAGCATTTCTCCTTCCTGGGGGTCAACAACCAGTCCAATCTGAGCGACATGAGGTGCCGGACCACCTTCTACACGGCACTCGGGCGCCTGCTGATGGTCGATCTGG GTGAGGACGAGGACCAGTTTGAACAGTTCATGCTGCCTCTGACGGCGGCGTTCGAGGCGGTGGCGCAGATGCTCAGTACAAACACCTTCAACGAGCAAGAAGCCAAG AGAACTTTGGTGGGTCTGGTCAGGGACCTGCGCGGCATCGCGTTTGCCTTCAACGCCAAGACCAGCTTCATGATGCTGTTTGACTGGAT ATATCCCACCTACATGCCCATTCTGCAACGAGCTATTGAGCTGTGGTACCACGACCCAGCCTGCACCACACCTGTCCTCAAACTCATGGCTGAGCTTGTCCACAACAG ATCTCAGAGGCTACTGTTTGATGTGTCTTCGCCCAACGGCATTCTGCTGTTCAGAGAAACCAGCAAGATGATCACAACTTACG GGAATCGCATCCTGACGTTGGGAGAAGTCCCGAAGGACCAGGTGTACGGGGTGAAGCTGAAGGGGGTCAGCGTGTGCTTCACCATGCTGAAGGCGGTGCTCAGCGGGAACTACGTCAACTTCGGAGTCTTCCGGCTGTACGGCGACGACGCTCTGGACAACGCCTTACAGACCTTCATCAAACTACTGCTGTCCATCCCTCACAGCGACCTGCTG GATTACCCCAAGCTCAGCCAGTCCTTTTACTCCCTGCTGGAAGTGCTGACGCAGGACCACATGAACTTCATCGCCAGCCTGGAGCCTCAAGTCGTGATGTACATCCTGTCGTCCATATCAGAAGGTCTCACCGCGCTCG GTTGCTGTTCCAGTCTGGACCACATCGTCACCTACTTATTTAAGCAGCTGTCGCGCTCCACGAAAAAGCGGCCGGCTGCCATGGCGACGGACGACCGCTTCCTGCACATCATGCAGCAGCATCCGGAGATGATCCAGCAG ATGCTGTCCACAGTGTTGAACATCATCATCTTCGAAGACTGTAGGAACCAGTGGTCGATGTCCCGGCCTCTGCTGGGCCTCATCCTGCTCAACGAGAAG TATTTCGCTGACCTGAGGAACAGCATCGTCAACAGCCAGcctccagagaagcagcaggcCATGCACTTGTGTTTTGAAAACTTGATGGAGGGGATCGAGAGGAACCTTCTAACCAAGAACCGGGACAG GTTCACTCAGAACTTGTCGGTGTTCAGGAGAGAAGTCAACGACAGCATGAAGAACTCCACATACGGCGTCAACAGCAACGACATGATGAGCTGA
- the xpo7 gene encoding exportin-7 isoform X1, which translates to MRVCILLVLDVWWKLQCAGATRGGAVASPHNHKRGSERCMKWRKMADHVQGLAQLEILCKQLYETTDTAVRHQAEKALVEFTNSPDCLSKCQLLLERGSSSYSQLLAATCLSKLVSRTSNPLPLEQRIDIRNYVLNYLATRPKLAAFVTQALIQLYARITKLGWFDCQKDDYVFRNVIADVTRFLQDSVEHCIIGVTILSQLTNEINQADTTHPLTKHRKIASSFRDSSLFDIFTLSCNLLKQASGKNLNLNDESQHGLLMQLLKLSYNCLNYDFIGTSTDESSDDLCTVQIPTSWRSAFLDSSTLQLFFNLYHSIPPSLSPLVLSCLVQIASVRRSLFNNAERAKFLSHLVDGVKRILANPQCLPDPNNYHEFCRLLARLKSNYQLGELVKVENYPEVIRLIANFTVTSLQHWEFAPNSVHYLLSLWQRLAASVPYVKATEPHLLETYTPEVTKAYITSRLESVHVILRDGLEDPLDDAGLVQQQLDQLSTIGRCEYEKTCALLVQLFDQAAQSYQELLQSTNSNAVDITVQEGRLTWLVYIIGAVIGGRVSFASTDEQDAMDGELVCRVLQLMNLTDSRLAQAGNERLELAMLSFFEQFRKIYIGDQVQKSSKLYRRLSEVLGLNNETMVLSVFIGKIITNLKYWGQCEPITSKTLQLLNDLSLGYSSVRKLVKLSAVQFMLNNHTSEHFSFLGVNNQSNLSDMRCRTTFYTALGRLLMVDLGEDEDQFEQFMLPLTAAFEAVAQMLSTNTFNEQEAKRTLVGLVRDLRGIAFAFNAKTSFMMLFDWIYPTYMPILQRAIELWYHDPACTTPVLKLMAELVHNRSQRLLFDVSSPNGILLFRETSKMITTYGNRILTLGEVPKDQVYGVKLKGVSVCFTMLKAVLSGNYVNFGVFRLYGDDALDNALQTFIKLLLSIPHSDLLDYPKLSQSFYSLLEVLTQDHMNFIASLEPQVVMYILSSISEGLTALDTMVCTGCCSSLDHIVTYLFKQLSRSTKKRPAAMATDDRFLHIMQQHPEMIQQMLSTVLNIIIFEDCRNQWSMSRPLLGLILLNEKYFADLRNSIVNSQPPEKQQAMHLCFENLMEGIERNLLTKNRDRFTQNLSVFRREVNDSMKNSTYGVNSNDMMS; encoded by the exons atgcgtgtgtgtattttgcttgttttggacGTGTGGTGGAAGCTGCAGTGCGCAGGAgccaccagagggggcgctgttgcctCTCCCCATAACCATAAGCGGGGGAGTGAGAGGTGcatgaaatggagaaaaatggcGGATCATGTGCAG ggccTCGCCCAGCTGGAGATCCTGTGTAAGCAGCTGTACGAGACTACTGACACCGCCGTCCGACACCAGGCGGAGAAAGCCCTGGTGGAGTTCACCAACAGCCCCGACTGTCTCAGCAagtgtcagctgctgctggagagaggcagc TCATCGTATTCTCAGCTGCTCGCAGCCACCTGTTTATCCAAACTGGTGTCTCGAACCAGCAACCCTCTTCCCCTCGAGCAACGCATCGACATCC ggaACTATGTGCTGAACTATCTGGCAACGCGGCCAAAATTAGCGGCGTTCGTGACGCAGGCACTGATCCAGCTGTACGCCAGGATCACCAAACTGGGCTGGTTCGACTGTCAGAAAGATGACTACGTGTTCCGAAACGTCATCGCCGACGTCACCCGCTTCCtccag GACAGCGTGGAACATTGCATCATCGGGGTCACGATCCTGTCCCAGCTGACCAACGAGATCAACCAG GCCGACACGACGCACCCACTGACGAAACACAGGAAGATCGCCTCGTCGTTCCGAGACTCCTCCCTCTTCGACATCTTCACGCTGTCCTGTAACCTCCTCAAGCAG GCTTCGGGgaagaacctgaacctgaacgaCGAATCCCAGCACGgcctgctgatgcagctgctcaAGCTCAGCTACAACTGCCTCAACTACGACTTCATAGGAACTTCCACAGACGAGTCGTCGGACGACCTGTGCACCGTGCAGATCCCCACCTCCTGGAGATCAG CGTTCCTTGATTCCTCCACTCTGCAACTCTTTTTCAATCTGTATCATTCCATCCCGCCGTCCCTTTCCCCGCTG GTGTTATCCTGTCTGGTCCAGATCGCCTCCGTCAGGAGGTCCCTTTTCAACAATGCAGAACGAGCCAAGTTCCTTTCGCATCTTGTGGACGGAGTCAAGCGGATACTAGCGAACCCACAG TGTTTGCCGGATCCCAACAACTACCACGAGTTCTGCCGTCTGCTTGCGAGGCTGAAAAGCAACTACCAGCTCGGGGAGCTGGTCAAAGTGGAGAACTACCCCGAGGTTATTCGCCTCATAGCTAACTTCACCGTCACCAGTCTGCAG CACTGGGAGTTTGCCCCCAACAGTGTTCACTACCTGCTGAGCCTCTGGCAGCGACTGGCAGCGTCGGTCCCGTACGTAAAAGCCACCGAACCTCACCTGCTGGAGACCTACACCCCAGAGGTCACCAAGGCGTACATCACCTCCCGGCTGGAGTCGGTCCACGTCATTCTACG AGACGGTTTGGAAGACCCGCTGGACGACGCGGGcctcgtccagcagcagctagaCCAGTTGTCCACCATCGGGAGGTGCGAATATGAAAAGACCTGCGCTCTGCTGGTGCAGCTGTTCGACCAGGCAGCTCAGTCCTACCAGGAACTGCTGCAGTCCACCAACTCGAATGCCGTGGACATCACCGTGCAGGAGG GTCGCTTGACGTGGCTGGTTTATATAATCGGGGCCGTGATCGGAGGACGGGTGTCCTTTGCTAGCACTGATGAGCAGGACGCCATGGACGGGGAGTTGGTCTGTCG GGTGCTCCAGCTGATGAATCTGACCGACTCTCGGCTGGCTCAGGCCGGTAACGAGAGGCTGGAGCTGGCCATGCTCAGCTTCTTTGAGCAGTTCAGGAAGATCTACATCGGTGACCAGGTGCAGAAATCCTCAAAG ctttATCGGAGACTATCGGAGGTCCTGGGTCTGAACAACGAGACGATGGTACTCAGTGTCTTTATAGGGAAAAT CATCACAAACTTGAAGTACTGGGGTCAGTGTGAACCAATCACCTCCAAGACGCTCCAACTACTGAATGACCTTTCTCTGGG GTACAGCAGCGTGAGGAAGCTGGTGAAGCTCAGCGCCGTCCAGTTCATGTTGAATAACCACACG AGCGAGCATTTCTCCTTCCTGGGGGTCAACAACCAGTCCAATCTGAGCGACATGAGGTGCCGGACCACCTTCTACACGGCACTCGGGCGCCTGCTGATGGTCGATCTGG GTGAGGACGAGGACCAGTTTGAACAGTTCATGCTGCCTCTGACGGCGGCGTTCGAGGCGGTGGCGCAGATGCTCAGTACAAACACCTTCAACGAGCAAGAAGCCAAG AGAACTTTGGTGGGTCTGGTCAGGGACCTGCGCGGCATCGCGTTTGCCTTCAACGCCAAGACCAGCTTCATGATGCTGTTTGACTGGAT ATATCCCACCTACATGCCCATTCTGCAACGAGCTATTGAGCTGTGGTACCACGACCCAGCCTGCACCACACCTGTCCTCAAACTCATGGCTGAGCTTGTCCACAACAG ATCTCAGAGGCTACTGTTTGATGTGTCTTCGCCCAACGGCATTCTGCTGTTCAGAGAAACCAGCAAGATGATCACAACTTACG GGAATCGCATCCTGACGTTGGGAGAAGTCCCGAAGGACCAGGTGTACGGGGTGAAGCTGAAGGGGGTCAGCGTGTGCTTCACCATGCTGAAGGCGGTGCTCAGCGGGAACTACGTCAACTTCGGAGTCTTCCGGCTGTACGGCGACGACGCTCTGGACAACGCCTTACAGACCTTCATCAAACTACTGCTGTCCATCCCTCACAGCGACCTGCTG GATTACCCCAAGCTCAGCCAGTCCTTTTACTCCCTGCTGGAAGTGCTGACGCAGGACCACATGAACTTCATCGCCAGCCTGGAGCCTCAAGTCGTGATGTACATCCTGTCGTCCATATCAGAAGGTCTCACCGCGCTCG ataCGATGGTATGCACAGGTTGCTGTTCCAGTCTGGACCACATCGTCACCTACTTATTTAAGCAGCTGTCGCGCTCCACGAAAAAGCGGCCGGCTGCCATGGCGACGGACGACCGCTTCCTGCACATCATGCAGCAGCATCCGGAGATGATCCAGCAG ATGCTGTCCACAGTGTTGAACATCATCATCTTCGAAGACTGTAGGAACCAGTGGTCGATGTCCCGGCCTCTGCTGGGCCTCATCCTGCTCAACGAGAAG TATTTCGCTGACCTGAGGAACAGCATCGTCAACAGCCAGcctccagagaagcagcaggcCATGCACTTGTGTTTTGAAAACTTGATGGAGGGGATCGAGAGGAACCTTCTAACCAAGAACCGGGACAG GTTCACTCAGAACTTGTCGGTGTTCAGGAGAGAAGTCAACGACAGCATGAAGAACTCCACATACGGCGTCAACAGCAACGACATGATGAGCTGA